From a region of the Streptomyces caniferus genome:
- the sepX gene encoding divisome protein SepX/GlpR → MRSSGLIYAVIVGAWAAYLVPMWLRRQDELNEARPTERFSTAIRLLSGRAAMQRRYDKAHGEFPADDAGDDVDPDAPADEAAARAFGDPASADQAEAPHTRVQSAPPRPSAAERTKRAKVLARRRRTTTILFLTFTAGAIVAAVGGLPFLWAPALPALLLTAYIIYLRAQERRRFTFTMDRRKAEAAAQRLREGRRHRPQQAADQPPADDHPADVRTDPPAAAAPEPPRPATPAHTAGRRALVEETDHAEWVDQQRERERPRPAGGSWDPVPVPLPTYVTAPVAPRATSHVDLDAEDAWSSARSSSVPDHPQPGTPSQDRPTHPGRRTRGRTPLFDQYEDEDRPRAANE, encoded by the coding sequence GTGAGAAGCAGCGGCCTCATCTACGCAGTCATCGTCGGGGCCTGGGCCGCCTACTTGGTGCCGATGTGGCTCCGTAGGCAGGACGAGCTCAACGAGGCCCGTCCGACCGAGCGCTTCAGCACCGCCATCCGGCTGCTGTCCGGACGGGCGGCGATGCAGCGCCGTTACGACAAGGCGCACGGGGAGTTCCCCGCCGACGATGCGGGCGACGACGTGGACCCGGACGCCCCGGCCGACGAGGCCGCCGCCCGGGCCTTCGGCGACCCCGCGTCCGCGGACCAGGCCGAGGCTCCGCACACCCGGGTGCAGTCCGCCCCGCCGCGCCCCTCCGCCGCCGAGCGGACCAAGCGCGCCAAGGTCCTCGCCCGCCGCCGGCGCACCACCACCATCCTCTTCCTCACCTTCACCGCCGGCGCCATCGTCGCCGCGGTCGGCGGCCTGCCCTTCCTCTGGGCCCCCGCCCTGCCCGCCCTCCTCCTGACCGCGTACATCATTTACCTGCGCGCCCAGGAGCGGCGGCGCTTCACCTTCACCATGGACCGGCGCAAGGCGGAGGCGGCGGCCCAGCGACTGCGGGAAGGCCGGCGGCACCGCCCGCAGCAGGCGGCCGACCAGCCGCCCGCCGACGACCACCCGGCCGACGTCCGCACCGACCCCCCGGCCGCCGCCGCCCCGGAACCGCCCCGCCCCGCGACCCCCGCCCACACCGCGGGCCGCCGCGCCCTGGTCGAGGAGACCGACCACGCCGAGTGGGTCGACCAGCAGCGCGAACGCGAACGCCCGCGCCCCGCGGGCGGCAGCTGGGACCCGGTCCCGGTCCCGCTCCCCACCTACGTCACCGCCCCGGTCGCCCCCCGCGCGACCAGCCATGTCGACCTGGACGCCGAGGACGCCTGGAGCTCCGCCCGCTCCAGCTCCGTCCCCGACCACCCCCAGCCCGGCACCCCCTCCCAGGACCGCCCCACCCACCCCGGCCGCCGCACCCGCGGCCGCACCCCCCTCTTCGACCAGTACGAGGACGAGGACCGCCCGCGCGCGGCGAACGAGTGA
- a CDS encoding GNAT family N-acetyltransferase, with product MVLTDGVVTLRPIKARDQRAWREVNRRNRDWLRPWEATVPPPPPGLVPPQRPTYRQMVRHLRAEAHAGRMLPFVVEYRGRLVGQLTVAGITWGSMCSGHIGYWVDRDVAGRGVIPTAVALAVDHCFRSVGLHRIEICIRPENVPSRRVVEKLGFREEGVRPRYLHIDGAWRDHLVFALTAEEVPEGLLNRWRREKPTAPGTPHK from the coding sequence GTGGTCCTCACGGACGGAGTGGTGACCCTCCGTCCGATAAAGGCGCGCGACCAGCGGGCCTGGCGCGAGGTCAACCGCCGTAACCGCGACTGGCTGCGCCCCTGGGAAGCGACCGTCCCGCCGCCCCCGCCCGGCCTCGTCCCCCCGCAGCGCCCCACATACCGTCAGATGGTCCGCCATCTGCGGGCGGAGGCGCACGCCGGCCGGATGCTGCCGTTCGTCGTCGAATACCGCGGCCGGCTCGTCGGCCAGCTGACGGTCGCGGGCATCACCTGGGGCTCCATGTGCTCCGGCCATATCGGCTACTGGGTCGACCGGGACGTCGCGGGCCGCGGCGTCATTCCGACCGCCGTGGCGCTCGCCGTCGACCACTGTTTCCGGTCCGTGGGCCTGCACCGCATCGAGATCTGTATTCGCCCGGAGAACGTCCCCAGCCGCCGGGTGGTCGAAAAGCTCGGCTTTCGCGAAGAGGGCGTCCGCCCGCGCTACCTCCACATCGACGGCGCCTGGCGCGACCACCTGGTTTTCGCCCTCACCGCGGAAGAAGTGCCCGAGGGCCTGCTCAACCGCTGGCGCCGGGAGAAGCCGACCGCGCCCGGCACACCCCACAAATAA
- a CDS encoding MogA/MoaB family molybdenum cofactor biosynthesis protein, with amino-acid sequence MTAARALVVTASNRAAAGVYPDKGGPLLAEGLTAMGFEVDGPQVVPDGDPVEAALRGAVASARYAVVLTTGGTGLSPTDRTPEATRRVLDYEVPGIPEAIRAAGRTKVPTAALSRGLAGVAGRTLIVNLPGSTGGVRDGLAVLADLLPHAVDQIRGGDHPRPSGSPS; translated from the coding sequence ATGACGGCCGCCCGCGCCCTGGTCGTCACCGCCTCCAACCGCGCCGCGGCCGGCGTCTACCCCGACAAGGGCGGCCCGCTGCTCGCCGAGGGCCTGACCGCCATGGGCTTCGAGGTCGACGGCCCGCAGGTGGTGCCCGACGGCGACCCGGTGGAAGCCGCCCTGCGCGGCGCCGTCGCCTCCGCCCGCTACGCCGTCGTCCTCACCACCGGCGGTACGGGCCTCTCGCCCACCGACCGCACCCCCGAGGCCACCCGCCGGGTCCTGGACTACGAGGTCCCCGGCATCCCCGAGGCGATCCGCGCCGCCGGCCGTACGAAGGTCCCCACCGCCGCGCTCTCCCGGGGACTGGCGGGTGTCGCCGGCCGGACCCTGATCGTCAACCTCCCCGGTTCGACCGGCGGGGTCCGCGACGGCCTCGCCGTCCTCGCCGACCTGCTGCCGCACGCCGTCGACCAGATCCGCGGCGGCGACCACCCCAGACCTTCCGGGAGCCCGAGCTGA
- the moaC gene encoding cyclic pyranopterin monophosphate synthase MoaC, giving the protein MSSGQQHLTHLDAAGAARMVDVSAKDVTARTATARGRVLVSSQVIELLRGEGMPKGDALATARIAGIMGAKRTPELIPLCHPLSVSGVTVDLSLTDDAVEITATVKTTDRTGVEMEALTAVSVAALTVVDMVKAVDKAAVISDIRVEEKTGGKSGDWSRS; this is encoded by the coding sequence ATGAGCAGCGGCCAGCAACACCTCACCCATCTCGACGCGGCGGGCGCGGCGCGGATGGTCGACGTCTCCGCGAAGGACGTCACCGCCCGCACGGCCACCGCCCGCGGCCGCGTCCTGGTCTCCTCGCAGGTCATCGAGTTGCTGCGGGGCGAGGGCATGCCCAAGGGCGACGCCCTGGCCACCGCCAGGATCGCCGGCATCATGGGCGCCAAGCGCACCCCCGAGCTGATCCCGCTCTGCCACCCGCTGTCCGTCTCCGGCGTCACGGTCGACCTCTCCCTCACCGACGACGCCGTGGAGATCACGGCCACCGTCAAGACCACCGACCGCACGGGCGTCGAGATGGAGGCCCTGACCGCCGTCTCGGTCGCCGCGCTCACCGTCGTCGACATGGTCAAGGCCGTCGACAAGGCCGCGGTGATCTCCGACATCCGTGTGGAGGAGAAGACCGGCGGCAAGTCCGGCGACTGGAGCCGGTCATGA
- the glp gene encoding molybdotransferase-like divisome protein Glp has product MNHATGQTRHQDRVWSVAEHLDDVLAKIAPLDPIELQILEAQGCVLVEDITVPVSLPPFDNSSMDGYAVRAADVAGATEESPVALTVIGDVAAGSGELPEVGPGQAARIMTGAPLPPGAEAVVPVEWTDGGTGGGPAAAMRAHSAAPEDAAGEVRVHRPAAAGAHIRARGSDVAEGEPALRAGTVLGPSQIGLLAAIGRGTVTVRPRPRVVVMSTGSELVQPGEALGPGQIHDSNSFQLTAAARAAGAIPYRVGAVADDAETLRSTLEDQLIRADLVVTSGGVSVGAYDVVKETLTALSATEADGSPLAGGTVEFRTLAMQPGKPQGFGLIGPDRTPLLALPGNPVSSYVSFELFVRPAIRALRGLPEVHRPTTAARCTESIASSPRGKRQFLRGSYDAEAGTVAPVGGAGSHLIKAMAHANALIVVPEETTEVAAGADVDIVLLG; this is encoded by the coding sequence TTGAACCACGCCACCGGCCAGACCCGCCACCAGGACCGCGTCTGGTCGGTGGCCGAGCACCTCGACGACGTCCTGGCGAAGATCGCCCCGCTGGACCCGATCGAGCTGCAGATCCTCGAGGCACAGGGCTGCGTCCTGGTCGAGGACATCACGGTCCCCGTCTCCCTGCCGCCCTTCGACAACAGCTCCATGGACGGCTACGCGGTCCGCGCCGCCGACGTGGCGGGCGCCACCGAGGAGTCCCCGGTCGCCCTCACCGTCATCGGCGATGTCGCGGCCGGCAGCGGCGAGCTCCCGGAGGTCGGCCCCGGCCAGGCCGCCCGCATCATGACCGGCGCCCCGCTGCCGCCCGGCGCCGAGGCCGTCGTCCCCGTCGAATGGACCGACGGCGGGACGGGCGGGGGACCGGCCGCCGCGATGCGCGCCCACAGCGCCGCCCCCGAGGACGCCGCCGGCGAGGTCCGCGTCCACCGCCCGGCCGCCGCCGGTGCCCATATCCGCGCCCGCGGCAGCGATGTCGCCGAAGGCGAGCCGGCGCTGCGGGCGGGCACGGTGCTCGGCCCCTCCCAGATCGGCCTGCTCGCCGCCATCGGCCGCGGCACGGTCACGGTCCGCCCCCGCCCCCGCGTCGTGGTGATGTCGACCGGCAGCGAACTGGTCCAGCCCGGCGAGGCGTTGGGCCCCGGCCAGATCCACGACTCCAACAGCTTCCAGCTCACCGCCGCCGCCCGCGCCGCCGGCGCCATTCCCTACCGCGTCGGCGCCGTCGCCGACGATGCCGAAACCCTCCGCTCCACCCTGGAGGACCAGCTCATCCGGGCCGACCTGGTCGTCACCAGCGGCGGCGTCAGCGTCGGCGCGTACGACGTGGTCAAGGAGACCCTGACCGCCCTGTCCGCGACGGAGGCCGACGGCTCGCCCCTCGCCGGGGGCACCGTCGAGTTCCGCACCCTCGCCATGCAGCCCGGCAAGCCCCAGGGCTTCGGCCTCATCGGCCCCGACCGCACCCCGCTCCTCGCGCTGCCCGGCAACCCCGTCAGCTCGTACGTCTCCTTCGAGCTGTTCGTCCGCCCCGCCATCCGGGCCCTGAGGGGGCTGCCCGAGGTCCACCGCCCCACCACCGCCGCCCGGTGCACCGAATCCATCGCCTCCTCCCCCCGCGGCAAGCGCCAGTTCCTGCGCGGCTCCTACGACGCCGAGGCCGGCACGGTCGCCCCCGTCGGCGGCGCCGGCTCCCACCTGATCAAGGCCATGGCGCACGCCAACGCGCTGATCGTCGTCCCCGAGGAGACCACCGAGGTCGCCGCGGGCGCGGACGTGGACATCGTCCTGCTCGGATAG
- the galU gene encoding UTP--glucose-1-phosphate uridylyltransferase GalU → MTPSHTRISKAVIPAAGLGTRFLPATKATPKEMLPVVDKPAIQYVVEEAAAAGLSDVLMVTGRNKRPLEDHFDRNYELEEALHRKGDESRLAKVQESSDLATMHYVRQGDPRGLGHAVLCAAPHVGDQPFAVLLGDDLIDPRDPLLQRMVEIQEQHGGSVIALMEVDPAQIHLYGCAAAAPTGDDDVVVVSDLVEKPDPAEAPSNLAIIGRYVLDPAVFEVLRKTAPGRGGEIQLTDALQALAADPALGGPVHGVVFKGRRYDTGDRGDYLRAIVRLACEREDLGPDFRAWLRSYVTEEM, encoded by the coding sequence ATGACCCCATCGCACACACGGATCAGCAAGGCTGTCATCCCCGCGGCCGGCCTCGGCACCAGGTTTCTCCCCGCCACGAAGGCCACACCCAAGGAGATGCTCCCGGTCGTCGACAAGCCCGCCATCCAGTACGTGGTGGAGGAGGCGGCCGCCGCCGGACTCTCCGACGTGCTGATGGTGACCGGACGCAACAAGCGTCCGCTCGAGGACCACTTCGACCGCAATTACGAGCTCGAAGAGGCCCTGCACCGCAAGGGCGACGAGTCCCGGCTCGCCAAGGTGCAGGAGTCCAGCGACCTGGCGACCATGCACTACGTGCGGCAGGGCGACCCCAGGGGTCTGGGCCACGCGGTGCTGTGTGCCGCACCGCACGTCGGCGACCAGCCCTTCGCGGTCCTCCTCGGCGACGACCTGATCGACCCCCGTGACCCGCTGCTGCAGCGCATGGTCGAGATACAGGAGCAGCACGGCGGCTCCGTCATCGCCCTCATGGAGGTCGACCCGGCGCAGATCCACCTCTACGGCTGCGCGGCCGCCGCGCCCACCGGCGACGACGACGTGGTGGTCGTCTCCGACCTGGTCGAGAAGCCCGACCCGGCCGAGGCCCCCAGCAACCTCGCCATCATCGGCCGCTACGTCCTCGACCCGGCCGTCTTCGAGGTGCTGCGCAAGACCGCCCCGGGCCGCGGCGGCGAGATCCAGCTCACCGACGCCCTCCAGGCGCTGGCCGCCGATCCCGCCCTCGGCGGCCCGGTGCACGGCGTGGTCTTCAAGGGCCGCCGTTATGACACCGGCGACCGGGGCGACTATCTGCGTGCCATTGTCAGACTGGCATGCGAACGTGAGGACCTGGGCCCGGACTTCCGTGCCTGGCTGCGCAGTTACGTCACCGAGGAGATGTAG
- a CDS encoding 5-formyltetrahydrofolate cyclo-ligase, which produces MDHGRKQRLRRGLLEVRRALPADVVAATGEALARRTLELDELAGPVPPRAGSAPTVAAYVSIGGEPSTRALLDRLRAAGVRVLLPVLLADNDLDWALYEGAERLVPAGRGLLEPDGPRLGPEAVTAADVVLLPGLAVDRGGLRLGRGGGSYDRVLARLERAGARASLVVLLYDAEVLAEVPAEPHDRRVHAAVTPSAVHRFTAPGARTEG; this is translated from the coding sequence ATCGATCACGGTAGGAAACAGAGGTTGCGACGGGGTCTCCTGGAGGTGAGGAGAGCATTGCCGGCGGATGTCGTCGCCGCGACGGGCGAGGCGCTGGCGCGACGGACGCTGGAGCTGGACGAGTTGGCCGGGCCCGTCCCGCCGCGCGCCGGCAGCGCGCCGACCGTCGCCGCCTATGTGTCGATCGGCGGCGAGCCCTCCACCCGTGCCCTGCTGGACCGGCTGCGGGCCGCGGGGGTGCGGGTGCTGCTGCCCGTCCTGCTGGCGGACAACGACCTGGACTGGGCGCTCTACGAGGGCGCCGAGCGGCTCGTCCCGGCGGGCCGGGGGCTGCTGGAACCGGACGGGCCGCGGCTGGGCCCCGAGGCCGTCACGGCGGCGGACGTGGTGCTGCTGCCGGGGCTCGCGGTGGACCGCGGCGGGCTGCGGCTGGGACGCGGCGGCGGCTCCTACGACCGGGTGCTGGCCCGGCTGGAGCGGGCCGGTGCGCGGGCCTCGCTGGTGGTGCTGCTCTACGACGCGGAGGTGCTGGCCGAGGTGCCGGCCGAGCCGCACGACCGGCGGGTGCATGCCGCGGTGACCCCGTCGGCGGTGCACCGGTTCACGGCGCCGGGAGCCCGTACGGAGGGCTGA
- a CDS encoding penicillin acylase family protein, translated as MPANKSGPVPRKKKGRRGRLVAITVVLLLVAGIGFGAFWGVSTVRASLPQTTGSLKLPGLTNPVDVVRDANGIPQIYADTDEDLFRAQGYVQAQDRFWEMDVRRHMTSGRLSEMFGKSQVKTDSFLRTLGWHDVAQKEYDTKLSPSTKKYLQSYSAGVNAYLKDHEGSAVSLEYAALDFQNDYKPEKWTPVDSVAWLKAMAWDLRGNMQEEIDRSLMTSRFTPEQIAQLYPAYPYKRNKPIVQDGAVDPATKKFSPKGSANSTPAGAAAGLQSGLSALSETVEKVPALLGPNGNGIGSNSWVVSGAHTTTGKPLLANDPHLAPQMPSLWYQMGLHCRSTGPKCNYDVSGFTFSGMPGVVIGHNQDVSWGMTNLGADVTDLYLEKVNSDGYLYDNKQQPFITRKETIKVADGESHQITVRSTNNGPIVSDRDGEIANVGKDAPVGNAAPDRGDGYAVSLRWSALNPGKSMDAVFELNRAKDWNGFRKAAEHFEVPSQNLIYADTKGNIGYQAPGRIPVRGKGDGTFDGTFPAPGWDPRYRWTGYIPQKALPYEYNPQRGYIVTANQAVTDEKYPYLLTKDWGYGSRSQRINDLIESKIKDGGKVSTDDMQAFQKDNSSEIARLLTPYLTKVDIKDKYVRDAQQLLDGWDFTQEPDSAAAAYFNAVWRNTLKLAFGNKMPKELRPDGQCLTVRPADETGPADENDKYIRECGERDGDTAQPDGGDRWYEVVRGILDDPNNAWWKTEDRPGRPGDKNRDQLLAHAMKDARYELTSKLGKNIDNWSWGRLHQMFLKNQTLGTDGPGFLQGLFNRGPWNVGGGEAAVDATGWNAAGGYKVTWVPSMRMVVNLGDLDKSRWINLTGASGHAYDAHYYDQTDKWAKGDLLPWAYSEDAVKKAGKDTLTLSP; from the coding sequence ATGCCCGCCAACAAGTCCGGCCCAGTCCCCAGGAAAAAGAAGGGGCGGCGCGGCCGCCTCGTCGCGATCACGGTCGTGCTGCTGCTCGTGGCGGGCATCGGCTTCGGCGCGTTCTGGGGGGTCAGTACCGTCCGCGCCTCGCTCCCGCAGACCACCGGCTCGCTCAAACTCCCGGGCCTGACCAACCCGGTGGACGTCGTCCGCGATGCCAACGGCATTCCGCAGATCTACGCCGACACCGACGAAGACCTCTTCCGCGCCCAGGGGTACGTCCAGGCCCAGGACCGTTTCTGGGAGATGGACGTACGACGCCACATGACCTCCGGGCGGCTCTCGGAGATGTTCGGCAAGAGCCAGGTCAAGACCGACTCGTTCCTGCGCACCCTCGGCTGGCACGACGTGGCGCAGAAGGAGTACGACACCAAGCTCTCGCCCAGCACCAAGAAGTACCTGCAGTCCTACTCCGCGGGCGTCAACGCCTACCTCAAGGACCACGAGGGTTCGGCGGTCTCCCTGGAGTACGCGGCGCTGGACTTCCAGAACGACTACAAGCCCGAGAAGTGGACGCCGGTCGACTCGGTGGCCTGGCTCAAGGCGATGGCCTGGGACCTGCGCGGCAACATGCAGGAGGAGATCGACCGCTCCCTGATGACCAGCCGCTTCACCCCGGAGCAGATCGCCCAGCTCTACCCCGCATACCCGTACAAGCGGAACAAGCCGATCGTCCAGGACGGCGCGGTCGACCCCGCCACCAAGAAGTTCTCGCCCAAGGGTTCGGCGAACTCCACCCCCGCCGGCGCCGCCGCGGGCCTGCAGTCGGGCCTGTCCGCGCTGTCCGAGACCGTCGAGAAGGTCCCGGCGCTGCTCGGCCCCAACGGCAACGGCATCGGCTCCAACTCCTGGGTCGTCTCCGGTGCGCACACCACCACCGGCAAGCCGCTGCTCGCCAACGACCCGCACCTGGCGCCGCAGATGCCCTCGCTCTGGTACCAGATGGGCCTGCACTGCCGTAGTACCGGTCCCAAGTGCAACTACGACGTCTCCGGCTTCACCTTCTCCGGTATGCCCGGCGTCGTCATCGGCCACAACCAGGACGTCTCCTGGGGCATGACCAACCTGGGCGCCGACGTCACCGACCTCTACCTGGAGAAGGTCAACTCCGACGGCTACCTCTACGACAACAAGCAGCAGCCCTTCATAACCCGCAAGGAGACCATCAAGGTCGCCGACGGGGAGAGCCACCAGATCACCGTCCGCTCCACCAACAACGGGCCGATCGTCTCCGACCGCGACGGCGAGATCGCCAATGTCGGCAAGGACGCCCCCGTCGGCAACGCCGCACCCGACCGCGGCGACGGCTACGCCGTATCGCTGCGCTGGAGCGCGCTGAACCCCGGCAAGTCCATGGACGCGGTCTTCGAGCTCAACCGTGCCAAGGACTGGAACGGCTTCCGCAAGGCCGCCGAGCACTTCGAGGTCCCCTCGCAGAACCTGATCTACGCCGACACCAAGGGCAACATCGGCTACCAGGCCCCCGGCCGGATCCCGGTCCGCGGCAAGGGGGACGGCACCTTCGACGGCACCTTCCCGGCGCCCGGCTGGGACCCGAGGTACCGGTGGACCGGCTACATCCCGCAGAAGGCCCTGCCGTACGAGTACAACCCCCAGCGCGGCTACATCGTCACCGCCAACCAGGCCGTCACCGACGAGAAGTACCCCTACCTCCTCACCAAGGACTGGGGCTACGGCTCCCGCAGCCAGCGGATCAACGACCTGATCGAGTCGAAGATCAAGGACGGCGGCAAGGTCTCCACCGACGACATGCAGGCCTTCCAGAAGGACAACAGCAGCGAGATCGCCCGGCTGCTGACGCCGTACCTGACGAAGGTCGACATCAAGGACAAGTACGTCCGCGACGCCCAGCAGCTGCTGGACGGCTGGGACTTCACCCAGGAGCCCGACTCCGCCGCGGCGGCCTACTTCAACGCCGTCTGGCGCAACACCCTCAAGCTCGCCTTCGGCAACAAGATGCCCAAGGAGCTGCGCCCCGACGGCCAGTGCCTGACCGTCCGCCCGGCGGACGAGACCGGCCCCGCCGACGAGAACGACAAGTACATCCGCGAATGCGGCGAGCGGGACGGTGACACCGCCCAGCCCGACGGCGGCGACCGCTGGTACGAGGTCGTCCGGGGCATCCTCGACGACCCGAACAACGCCTGGTGGAAGACCGAGGACCGGCCCGGCCGCCCCGGTGACAAGAACCGCGACCAGCTCCTGGCGCACGCCATGAAGGACGCGCGCTACGAACTGACCTCCAAGCTGGGCAAGAACATCGACAACTGGAGCTGGGGACGGCTGCACCAGATGTTCCTGAAGAACCAGACCCTGGGCACCGACGGTCCCGGCTTCCTGCAGGGCCTGTTCAACCGCGGCCCCTGGAACGTCGGCGGCGGCGAGGCCGCGGTCGACGCCACCGGCTGGAACGCCGCCGGCGGCTACAAGGTCACCTGGGTCCCGTCGATGCGGATGGTGGTCAACCTCGGCGACCTCGACAAGTCCCGCTGGATCAACCTCACCGGCGCCTCCGGGCACGCCTACGACGCCCACTACTACGACCAGACCGACAAGTGGGCCAAGGGCGACCTGCTCCCCTGGGCGTACAGCGAGGACGCCGTCAAGAAGGCGGGCAAGGACACGCTGACCCTGTCGCCGTAG
- a CDS encoding potassium/proton antiporter, with protein MTVDHLNELLLICSLVLLIAVAAVRLSSRSGLPSLLIYLGIGIAIGQDGLGGVVFDNAELTQLLGYTALVVILAEGGLGTKWKEIKPALPRAVSLSTVGVAVSVGVTAAGAHYFAGLDWRQALLIGAVVSSTDAAAVFSVLRSVPLPARLTGVLEAESGFNDAPVVILVVAFSTAGPVEHWYVLLGEIALELAIGAAIGLAFGWLGAYGLRHVALPASGLYPIAVMAIAVSAYAAGALAHGSGFLAVYLAAMILGNAKLPHSPATRGFAEGLGWIGQIGMFVLLGLLVTPHNLLDDILPALLIGMILTLVARPMSVFVALLPFRVPWREKSLLSWAGLRGAVPIVLATIPMVGDVPGSERVFNIVFVLVVVYTLVQGPTLPWLARRLRLGDGEEAADLGIESAPLERLRGHLLSTSIGPASRMHGVEVGELRMPAGAAVTLIVRDGSSFVPSPSTVLRRGDELLVVATDPVRDAAERRLQAVSQGGKLAGWLGTGGPVGRRGHRHH; from the coding sequence CTGACTGTCGACCACCTCAACGAACTCCTGCTGATCTGCTCGCTCGTACTGCTCATCGCGGTTGCCGCAGTACGGCTCTCCTCGCGCAGCGGGCTCCCCAGCCTGCTCATCTACCTGGGGATAGGCATTGCCATAGGCCAGGACGGCCTGGGCGGCGTCGTCTTCGACAACGCCGAGCTGACCCAACTCCTCGGCTACACCGCCCTGGTCGTGATCCTCGCCGAGGGCGGTCTGGGCACGAAGTGGAAAGAGATCAAGCCGGCGCTGCCCCGGGCGGTGTCGCTCTCGACGGTCGGCGTCGCGGTGAGCGTGGGGGTCACCGCGGCCGGAGCGCACTATTTCGCCGGGCTCGACTGGCGTCAGGCGCTGCTGATCGGCGCCGTGGTCTCCTCCACGGACGCCGCGGCCGTCTTCTCCGTGCTGCGCAGCGTGCCGCTGCCGGCCCGCCTGACGGGTGTGCTCGAAGCCGAATCCGGCTTCAACGACGCCCCCGTGGTCATCCTCGTCGTCGCCTTCTCCACCGCGGGGCCGGTCGAACACTGGTACGTCCTGCTCGGTGAGATCGCCCTGGAGCTGGCGATCGGCGCCGCCATCGGACTGGCCTTCGGCTGGCTCGGCGCGTACGGCCTGCGGCATGTGGCGCTGCCGGCGTCCGGCCTGTACCCGATCGCCGTCATGGCCATCGCGGTCTCCGCCTACGCGGCCGGTGCGCTGGCGCACGGCTCCGGCTTCCTCGCCGTCTATCTGGCCGCGATGATCCTCGGCAACGCCAAGCTGCCGCACTCGCCGGCCACCCGCGGCTTCGCCGAAGGCCTCGGCTGGATCGGCCAGATCGGCATGTTCGTGCTGCTCGGCCTGCTGGTCACCCCGCACAACCTGCTGGACGACATCCTGCCCGCGCTGCTGATCGGCATGATCCTCACGCTCGTGGCCCGGCCGATGTCCGTCTTCGTGGCGCTGCTGCCGTTCCGGGTGCCCTGGCGGGAGAAGAGCCTGCTGTCGTGGGCCGGACTGCGCGGCGCGGTGCCGATCGTGCTGGCCACCATCCCGATGGTCGGCGACGTCCCCGGCAGCGAACGGGTCTTCAACATCGTCTTCGTCCTGGTCGTGGTCTACACCCTCGTCCAGGGGCCGACGCTGCCCTGGCTCGCCAGGCGGCTGCGGCTGGGCGACGGCGAGGAGGCCGCGGACCTGGGCATCGAGTCGGCGCCGCTGGAGCGGCTGCGCGGCCATCTGCTGTCCACGTCCATCGGTCCGGCGTCCCGTATGCACGGCGTCGAGGTCGGCGAGCTGCGGATGCCGGCGGGCGCCGCGGTCACCCTCATCGTCCGGGACGGCTCCAGCTTCGTACCGTCGCCGTCGACGGTGCTGCGGCGCGGCGACGAGCTGCTGGTGGTCGCCACCGATCCGGTGCGCGACGCGGCCGAGCGGCGGCTGCAGGCGGTCTCGCAGGGCGGCAAACTGGCCGGCTGGCTGGGCACGGGCGGGCCCGTGGGGCGGCGCGGACACCGGCACCACTGA